The following are encoded together in the Vigna unguiculata cultivar IT97K-499-35 chromosome 2, ASM411807v1, whole genome shotgun sequence genome:
- the LOC114174459 gene encoding glycine-rich cell wall structural protein-like, translated as MVVVVVVVAVVVVVVMVVVVVVVVAVVIMVVVVVVVVVLVVVVPVVVLVVVVSVVVVLVLLVVMVVAVEVVMIVVDVVVLGDDGGECDSGGGGGGGGVAMVMVVGCGSSGDDKGRSGGDCGGGGGVVGCGSSGDDGGCGGGTGGVVVVVTVTVGGLGCVGSGGGGAGRSEGGGGTVGGAGGGCSDGDGFGGSGHGGGGGGDGRVWGRGGGGGGHGGCCDGGGGRGGSGDGGFGCGGDGLGRSRGGGRGGGGSGSGGGSRGGGGSCCDGGGHGRGGGGGRGCGGGGGCGGGRGGGGGGRGWGGGLQFGLVRTSLGFKIQGLWFRVYGSGGGGGRGGGGRGRRGGCNGSGGSGCGGGSHGGGGSCCDGGGHGRGGSGGHGCGDGYCGGGRGGGGGGRGWGGGLQFGLVYGVWFVIEGGGGGCGGGGAGQGGAGGGHGGGDGCGGCSGGGGGGDGGGGSGGRGGGGVMVVVVVVVEIVVVVMVVVEVVGVVLGAVVVVVVVVVVVVVVLLAMVVVVDVVVVVVVAMAVVVVAMLVVVVA; from the exons atggtggtagtggtggtcgTCGTGGCAgtcgtggtggtggtcgtgatggttgtggtagtggtggtggtggttgcggTGGTCattatggtggtggtggtggtggttgtcgtTGTGCTTGTGGTGGTGGTTCCAGTTGTGGTGTTGGTTGTTGTTGTTagtgtggtggtggtgttggtgttgCTAGTGGTTATGGTGGTGGCGGTGGAAGTGGTGATGATAGTGGTGGATGTGGTGGTGTTGGG TGATGATGGTGGTGAGTGtgatagtggtggtggtggtggtggtggtggtgtggcCATGGTGATGGTTGTGGGTTGTGGTAGTAGTGGTGATGATAAGGGTCGTAGTGGTGGTGAttgcggtggtggtggtggtg ttgTGGGTTGTGGTAGTAGTGGTGAtgatggtggttgtggtggtggcaCTGGtggggtggtggtggttgtgacgGTGACCGT TGGTGGCCTTGGTTGCGTTGGTAGTGGCGGTGGTGGTGCTGGTCGTAGCGAGGGTGGTGGTGGTACTGTTGGTGGTGCTGGTGGTGGCTGTAGTGATGGTGATGGTTTTGGTGGTAGTggtcatggtggtggtggtggtggtgatggtcgTGTTtggggtcgtggtggtggtggtggtg GCCATGGTGGTTgttgtgatggtggtggtggtcgtggtggaaGTGGTGATGGTGGGTTTGGTTGTGGTGGCGATGGCCTTGGTAGAAGTCgtggtggtggccgtggtggGGGTGGTAGTGGTTCTGGTGGTGGTAGCCGTGGAGGTGGTGGGTCTTGTTGTGATGGTGGGGGTCATGGTCGTGGGGGTGGTGGTGGCCGtgggtgtggtggtggtggcggttgTGGGggtggccgtggtggtggtggcggtggtcGTGGTTGGGGTGGTGGATTACAGTTTGGTCTCGTAAGAACAAGTTTAGGGTTCAAGATTCagggtttatggtttagggtttatggttcaGG tggtggtggtggccgtggtggGGGTGGCCGTGGTCGCCGTGGTGGTTGTAATGGTAGTGGTGgtagtggttgtggtggtggtagcCATGGAGGTGGTGGGTCTTGTTGTGATGGTGGGGGTCATGGTCGTGGGGGTAGTGGTGGCCATGGGTGTGGTGATGGCTATTGTGGGggtggccgtggtggtggtggcggtggtcGTGGATGGGGTGGTGGATTACAGTTTGGTCTC GTCTACGGTGTATGGTTTGTTATTGAgggtggtggtggaggttgCGGTGGTGGTGGGGCTGGCCAGGGTGGTGCTGGTGGTGGCCACGGTGGGGGTGATGGTTGTGGTGGCTGCAgtgggggtggtggtggtggtgatggtggtggtggtagtggtggtcgTGGAGGCGGTGGTgtcatggtggtggttgttgtaGTGGTGGAGatcgtggtggtggtgatggtggtggtggaagtGGTGGGGGTCGTGTTAGGGGctgtggtggtcgtggtggtggtggttgtggttgtggtggtggtgttgttgGCCATGGTTGTCGTTGTAGatgttgtggtggtggtggtggtggccatggCGGTGGTTGTGGTAGCCAtgctggtggtggtggttgcttAG
- the LOC114174460 gene encoding cuticle protein 64-like, whose translation MVAVVVVAMVVVVITVVVVVLVVPVIVVVVVVVAMVMVVMAVVVVVVFAVVIVGVVVVIIVVLVVVPVVVVVVVVSVVVVSVLLVVVVVSVVVVGDGSGGGGDCGGGGCRGGTMVVGVVVVVVVVVVVVVVVVGAMVVVVNVAVVVMVIVVVAVVVAMVVLLVVMVVVVVMMVSVIVVMVVVVVAGGDGRRSGVGSGGRGGGLCCGGYGCGGLGVAAGYGGVGGGTGVGGGYGAGGGCGSGDGCGGVCGGGGCGDCDGGRDYGGIQGGRGCGGGGSGLW comes from the exons ATGGTAGCGGTGGTGGttgtggccatggtggtggtggtgatcaCCGTGGTGGTAGTGGTACTCGTCGTGCCGGTAattgtggtggtggtcgtggtggtggctATGGTGATGGTCGTGATGgcggtggtagtggtggtggtgtttgCGGTGGTGATTGTGGGAGTGGTGGTGGTTATCATTGTGGTTTTGGTGGTTGTTCcagttgtggtggtggttgtggtggttagTGTGGTGGTGGTGTCGGTGTTgctggtggttgtggtggttagTGTGGTGGTGGT TGGtgatggtagtggtggtggtggtgattgtggtggtggtggttgtcgtGGTGGAACGATGGTGGTTggggtggtggttgtggttgtggtggtggtggtggtggtggttgtcgtGGTGGGGGctatggtggtggttgtgaatGTGGCcgtggtggtgatggtgattGTCGTGGTGGCAGtggtggtggccatggtggTGCTGCTGGTagttatggtggtggtggtggtgatgatggtgAGTGTAATTGTGGTGATGGTAGTTGTGGTGGTGGCAGg TGGTGATGGTCGTCGTAGTGGTGTTGGtagtggtggtcgtggtgggggcctgtg TTGTGGTGGTTATGGTTGTGGTGGTCTTGGTGTTGCTGCTGGTTatggtggtgttggtggtggcACTGGTGTTGGAGGAGGTTATGGCGCTGGTGGTGGTTGTGGAAGTGGTGATGGCTGTGGTGGTGtctgtggtggtggtggttgtggtgattGTGATGGTGGTCGTGATTATGGTGGTATTCAGGGTGGTCGTGgatgtggtggtggtggttctGGGTTGTGGTAG